One Rosa chinensis cultivar Old Blush chromosome 5, RchiOBHm-V2, whole genome shotgun sequence genomic region harbors:
- the LOC112167951 gene encoding nuclear transcription factor Y subunit B-6 isoform X1, protein MGHKSPLDSVIALCCRAVKRPFITGLLVQPALPRLKLSEINMRLAEINHTKNSAAITNNGAAAATTDENECIVREQDRFMPIANVIRIMRKILPPHAKISDDAKETIQECVSEYISFITGEANERCQREQRKTITAEDVLWAMSKLGFDDYIEPLTLYLHRFREMEGDRGSMRAETLMKTSSRAMTAAEYHAAAAGSFAGFAPFHHHGFFGYLKDASISNGAAGTSLSQQANAVAAMANGDHQASHSQYDDNNK, encoded by the exons ATGGGCCATAAAAGCCCACTGGATTCGGTAATCGCATTATGCTGTCGAGCGGTGAAGAGACCATTTATTACCGGGCTCCTCGTTCAACCCGCTTTGCCAC GGCTGAAACTATCAGAGATCAACATGAGGCTGGCTGAGATCAACCACACCAAGAATAGCGCTGCTATCACCAACAATGGTGCTGCTGCTGCTACTACTGATGAGAATGAATGCATTGTGCGAGAGCAAGACCGTTTCATGCCCATTGCCAATGTGATCAGAATCATGCGCAAGATCCTGCCCCCGCATGCCAAGATCTCAGACGACGCCAAGGAAACAATCCAAGAGTGTGTCTCAGAGTACATCAGCTTCATCACAGGGGAGGCCAATGAGCGTTGCCAGCGTGAGCAGCGCAAGACCATTACTGCCGAAGACGTGCTGTGGGCAATGAGCAAGCTGGGGTTCGATGACTACATTGAGCCCCTCACTCTCTACCTCCACCGCTTCCGCGAGATGGAGGGAGATCGTGGCTCCATGAGGGCCGAGACTTTGATGAAGACTAGTAGCAGGGCAATGACTGCGGCAGAGTATCATGCAGCTGCAGCAGGCTCTTTCGCTGGTTTTGCTCCTTTTCATCACCATGGCTTTTTCGGATACTTGAAGGATGCGTCCATATCCAATGGGGCAGCTGGTACATCTTTGTCCCAGCAGGCTAATGCTGTTGCTGCAATGGCAAATGGTGATCACCAGGCATCACATTCCCAGTATGATGATAACAATAAGTGA
- the LOC112167951 gene encoding nuclear transcription factor Y subunit B-6 isoform X2: MEQGGFHGYQKTQNTSSGLKLSEINMRLAEINHTKNSAAITNNGAAAATTDENECIVREQDRFMPIANVIRIMRKILPPHAKISDDAKETIQECVSEYISFITGEANERCQREQRKTITAEDVLWAMSKLGFDDYIEPLTLYLHRFREMEGDRGSMRAETLMKTSSRAMTAAEYHAAAAGSFAGFAPFHHHGFFGYLKDASISNGAAGTSLSQQANAVAAMANGDHQASHSQYDDNNK, translated from the exons ATGGAACAGGGAGGTTTCCATGGCTACCAAAAGACCCAAAACACGAGCTCCG GGCTGAAACTATCAGAGATCAACATGAGGCTGGCTGAGATCAACCACACCAAGAATAGCGCTGCTATCACCAACAATGGTGCTGCTGCTGCTACTACTGATGAGAATGAATGCATTGTGCGAGAGCAAGACCGTTTCATGCCCATTGCCAATGTGATCAGAATCATGCGCAAGATCCTGCCCCCGCATGCCAAGATCTCAGACGACGCCAAGGAAACAATCCAAGAGTGTGTCTCAGAGTACATCAGCTTCATCACAGGGGAGGCCAATGAGCGTTGCCAGCGTGAGCAGCGCAAGACCATTACTGCCGAAGACGTGCTGTGGGCAATGAGCAAGCTGGGGTTCGATGACTACATTGAGCCCCTCACTCTCTACCTCCACCGCTTCCGCGAGATGGAGGGAGATCGTGGCTCCATGAGGGCCGAGACTTTGATGAAGACTAGTAGCAGGGCAATGACTGCGGCAGAGTATCATGCAGCTGCAGCAGGCTCTTTCGCTGGTTTTGCTCCTTTTCATCACCATGGCTTTTTCGGATACTTGAAGGATGCGTCCATATCCAATGGGGCAGCTGGTACATCTTTGTCCCAGCAGGCTAATGCTGTTGCTGCAATGGCAAATGGTGATCACCAGGCATCACATTCCCAGTATGATGATAACAATAAGTGA
- the LOC112201349 gene encoding uncharacterized protein LOC112201349, whose protein sequence is MDQLNDCSMVAILLCLVVAASVLFLPLIMGPLHPPSYPILLVIPIVLVLAIIFLHQASK, encoded by the coding sequence ATGGACCAACTAAATGACTGCAGCATGGTAGCCATATTGCTGTGTTTGGTTGTGGCAGCCTCAGTATTGTTTCTGCCATTGATCATGGGGCCTCTTCACCCCCCATCGTATCCTATTCTGCTTGTGATTCCGATTGTGCTGGTGCTGGCTATCATTTTCCTCCACCAAGCATCGAAGTGA
- the LOC112201347 gene encoding trihelix transcription factor GTL1: MEVLTGDRNIPDPAAAAEEQVFPAHISPFSETHQVVFANPTAAAMTMTPQKLRIRCNGRSPAVDAAPTLPDDADPPQLGSADNGLSPHNADEHFKAQGVEFVNWKQKRKRTSSCSSSSTRKKSKRLEMLEHFLESLVNKMMEKQEQMHKQLIEMVQDREKERIAKEEAWKQHELERITRDEEVRAQQTSRSLALINFVQSLLGSDVQVPQPAPLVAQPVATVQPPTSNQYHDQRVKENKNLHKDTAIAKCIATPTDKRWLQFEIRALIALRTSLEHKFRTPINSSHGSLWEEIALGMNRMGFDRSGRKCKEKWENMNKYFKRAITNDKKRPTNAKTCQYFYELELLYKNGLLNLGNGFSPTSSLGNGFSCTNNQKETRSENESQQCVLSNVDTSLLTCATIPSVLNSNEAAERTRAVVSPAL; this comes from the exons ATGGAGGTGTTGACCGGCGACCGGAATATACCAGACCCAGCAGCGGCAGCAGAAGAACAAGTCTTCCCGGCGCACATATCCCCATTCTCTGAGACACACCAAGTTGTCTTCGCCAATCCAACGGCGGCTGCTATGACTATGACGCCGCAGAAGCTCCGTATCAGGTGCAACGGAAGGTCTCCTGCCGTCGACGCAGCACCAACTCTACCAGATGATGCTGATCCGCCCCAACTCGGCTCCGCTGACAACGG CTTGTCACCACATAATGCTGATGAGCATTTTAAAGCACAAGGGGTAGAATTCGTGAATTGGAagcagaagaggaagagaacATCATCttgtagtagtagtagtacaaGAAAAAAGAGCAAAAGGCTTGAAATGCTCGAGCATTTTCTGGAAAGTCTGGTAAacaaaatgatggagaagcaagAGCAGATGCATAAGCAGTTGATAGAGATGGTACAAGACAGGGAGAAAGAGAGAATAGCCAAAGAAGAAGCCTGGAAACAGCACGAGTTGGAGAGAATCACAAGGGATGAGGAGGTAAGAGCCCAACAGACATCGCGCAGCCTTGCCCTCATTAACTTTGTACAGAGTTTGTTGGGCAGTGATGTTCAAGTTCCCCAACCAGCACCACTCGTAGCACAACCAGTGGCAACAGTACAACCTCCTACTTCCAATCAATATCATGATCAACGtgtgaaagaaaataaaaatcttcACAAAGACACAGCGATTGCCAAGTGTATTGCAACACCAACTGATAAAAGATGGCTCCAATTTGAAATACGGGCACTCATAGCGCTGCGGACTAGTTTGGAACATAAGTTTCGCACCCCAATTAATTCTAGCCATGGATCTCTATGGGAGGAGATAGCTCTTGGGATGAACCGTATGGGCTTTGATCGCTCAGGAAGGAAGTGTAAAGAAAAATGGGAAAACATGAACAAGTACTTCAAAAGGGCAATCACAAATGACAAGAAGCGTCCTACAAATGCTAAGACTTGTCAGTATTTTTATGAATTGGAGTTGCTCTACAAAAACGGACTTCTAAATCTGGGAAATGGCTTTAGTCCCACAAGCAGTCTGGGGAATGGCTTTAGTTGCACAAACAACCAGAAGGAGACCAGGAGTGAAAATGAGTCCCAACAGTGCGTGCTCAGCAACGTTGACACTAGTCTTCTAACTTGTGCCACTATACCATCTGTGTTAAATTCAAATGAAGCCGCCGAAAGAACGAGAGCAGTGGTTTCTCCTGCTCTTTAA
- the LOC112201348 gene encoding nudix hydrolase 2 isoform X3, translating to MGKLLRGRNDEYGGVIVHMDDEAMDPATFISSLASSLAVWKLQGKKGVWLRLPIQRANLVEAAVQQGFWYHHAEPHYLMLVYWLHKSAHTLPENATHRLGIGAFLINQNREVLVVQEKGGQYGGTGVWKLPTGAVDEGEDIYAAAVREVKEETGIDSEFIEILAFRQIHKSFFQKSDLFFLCMLRPLSFDIQKQEQEIEAAKWMPFEEYAAQPYAQKYEFLMYLHDICIAKIDGNYTGFSPIPTTSYSVQKSYLYLNSTEAPKRYSKL from the exons ATGGGGAAGCTACTGAGGGGTAGGAATGATGAGTATGGAGGTGTGATCGTCCACATGGATGATGAGGCTATGGACCCTGCCACTTTCATTTCATCTCTTGCCTCTTCACTTGCGGTTTGGAAGCTCcag GGGAAGAAGGGTGTTTGGCTCAGATTGCCTATACAACGAGCCAACCTTGTTGAAGCTGCAGTCCAG CAAGGATTCTGGTACCACCATGCGGAGCCTCATTATTTGATGCTCGTCTATTGGCTTCACAAGTCTGCTCATACTCTTCCTGAAAATGCCACACACCGACTCGGAATTGGTGCTTTTCTAATCAATCAAAACAGAGAG GTGTTAGTAGTCCAAGAAAAGGGAGGACAGTATGGTGGGACAGGCGTGTGGAAGCTCCCTACTGGAGCTGTCGATGAG GGGGAAGATATCTATGCAGCAGCTGTGAGAGAAGTTAAAGAAGAAACAGGA ATTGACTCAGAGTTTATAGAAATTCTAGCATTCAG ACAGATCCACAAGTCGTTCTTTCAGAAATCGGATTTGTTTTTTCTGTGCATGTTGCGACCCCTCTCCTTTGACATCCAGAAGCAGGAACAAGAGATAGAAGCAGCCAAG TGGATGCCATTTGAGGAATATGCAGCTCAACCATATGCCCAGAAATATGAGTTTCTGATGTACCTCCATGACATATGCATAGCAAAGATTGATGGGAACTATACTGGATTTTCTCCAATACCTACAACTAGTTATTCTGTTCAGAAGAGCTACTTGTACTTGAATAGTACCGAAGCACCCAAGAGATATAGTAAACTCTGA
- the LOC112201348 gene encoding nudix hydrolase 2 isoform X1, whose amino-acid sequence MMRLWTLPLSFHLLPLHLRFGSSRGRRVFGSDCLYNEPTLLKLQSRSVAFKYSSIIFFFFNSKLKTQGSQQGFWYHHAEPHYLMLVYWLHKSAHTLPENATHRLGIGAFLINQNREVLVVQEKGGQYGGTGVWKLPTGAVDEGEDIYAAAVREVKEETGVSFCYAIALLSFGQIHKSFFQKSDLFFLCMLRPLSFDIQKQEQEIEAAKWMPFEEYAAQPYAQKYEFLMYLHDICIAKIDGNYTGFSPIPTTSYSVQKSYLYLNSTEAPKRYSKL is encoded by the exons ATGATGAGGCTATGGACCCTGCCACTTTCATTTCATCTCTTGCCTCTTCACTTGCGGTTTGGAAGCTCcag GGGAAGAAGGGTGTTTGGCTCAGATTGCCTATACAACGAGCCAACCTTGTTGAAGCTGCAGTCCAGGTCTGTAGCCTTTAAATATTcttccatcatcttcttcttcttcaactcaaaactcaaaactcaagGATCGCAGCAAGGATTCTGGTACCACCATGCGGAGCCTCATTATTTGATGCTCGTCTATTGGCTTCACAAGTCTGCTCATACTCTTCCTGAAAATGCCACACACCGACTCGGAATTGGTGCTTTTCTAATCAATCAAAACAGAGAG GTGTTAGTAGTCCAAGAAAAGGGAGGACAGTATGGTGGGACAGGCGTGTGGAAGCTCCCTACTGGAGCTGTCGATGAG GGGGAAGATATCTATGCAGCAGCTGTGAGAGAAGTTAAAGAAGAAACAGGAGTAAGTTTTTGCTATGCTATTGCACTGCTGTCATTTGG ACAGATCCACAAGTCGTTCTTTCAGAAATCGGATTTGTTTTTTCTGTGCATGTTGCGACCCCTCTCCTTTGACATCCAGAAGCAGGAACAAGAGATAGAAGCAGCCAAG TGGATGCCATTTGAGGAATATGCAGCTCAACCATATGCCCAGAAATATGAGTTTCTGATGTACCTCCATGACATATGCATAGCAAAGATTGATGGGAACTATACTGGATTTTCTCCAATACCTACAACTAGTTATTCTGTTCAGAAGAGCTACTTGTACTTGAATAGTACCGAAGCACCCAAGAGATATAGTAAACTCTGA
- the LOC112201348 gene encoding nudix hydrolase 2 isoform X2: MMRLWTLPLSFHLLPLHLRFGSSRGRRVFGSDCLYNEPTLLKLQSRSVAFKYSSIIFFFFNSKLKTQGSQQGFWYHHAEPHYLMLVYWLHKSAHTLPENATHRLGIGAFLINQNREVLVVQEKGGQYGGTGVWKLPTGAVDEGEDIYAAAVREVKEETGIDSEFIEILAFRQIHKSFFQKSDLFFLCMLRPLSFDIQKQEQEIEAAKWMPFEEYAAQPYAQKYEFLMYLHDICIAKIDGNYTGFSPIPTTSYSVQKSYLYLNSTEAPKRYSKL; the protein is encoded by the exons ATGATGAGGCTATGGACCCTGCCACTTTCATTTCATCTCTTGCCTCTTCACTTGCGGTTTGGAAGCTCcag GGGAAGAAGGGTGTTTGGCTCAGATTGCCTATACAACGAGCCAACCTTGTTGAAGCTGCAGTCCAGGTCTGTAGCCTTTAAATATTcttccatcatcttcttcttcttcaactcaaaactcaaaactcaagGATCGCAGCAAGGATTCTGGTACCACCATGCGGAGCCTCATTATTTGATGCTCGTCTATTGGCTTCACAAGTCTGCTCATACTCTTCCTGAAAATGCCACACACCGACTCGGAATTGGTGCTTTTCTAATCAATCAAAACAGAGAG GTGTTAGTAGTCCAAGAAAAGGGAGGACAGTATGGTGGGACAGGCGTGTGGAAGCTCCCTACTGGAGCTGTCGATGAG GGGGAAGATATCTATGCAGCAGCTGTGAGAGAAGTTAAAGAAGAAACAGGA ATTGACTCAGAGTTTATAGAAATTCTAGCATTCAG ACAGATCCACAAGTCGTTCTTTCAGAAATCGGATTTGTTTTTTCTGTGCATGTTGCGACCCCTCTCCTTTGACATCCAGAAGCAGGAACAAGAGATAGAAGCAGCCAAG TGGATGCCATTTGAGGAATATGCAGCTCAACCATATGCCCAGAAATATGAGTTTCTGATGTACCTCCATGACATATGCATAGCAAAGATTGATGGGAACTATACTGGATTTTCTCCAATACCTACAACTAGTTATTCTGTTCAGAAGAGCTACTTGTACTTGAATAGTACCGAAGCACCCAAGAGATATAGTAAACTCTGA